One segment of uncultured Propionivibrio sp. DNA contains the following:
- a CDS encoding glycosyltransferase, translating into MRLTQINLQPHFGGGEVYTAFLSRAFDRLGIPTTLYAHPDAKFWHALDLPASLRIETVPDAKTLVAALPRTPLWLLSHGPQFKEVIAARDPRWLVTAMAHMPLQGRNPRSFDGHDMVFPVSEWVREGLISAGAPSWSAALYGLAALDPQRNDASARIVRSSRYDWDKRKVRDRLLGVLSPLARPFTRTCPFERRPGLTLGIVSRLTPIKQFPQLFDRLAPVLARFPSVNLEIFGSGGYASVRDLDAALKPIAERARFWGQQRDVRAVYAQLDYLLTGLPEKEALGLNVIEAQACDLPVLAVKAPPFTETVCDGVTGYFYRDPREDGGEDFTRLIERLLTQTARLHPAVARDHLERFSFDAFVDRLRPIVTWAEERVAP; encoded by the coding sequence ATGCGACTGACGCAGATCAACCTGCAGCCGCACTTCGGCGGAGGTGAAGTCTATACGGCTTTCCTGTCGAGGGCATTCGACCGACTCGGCATCCCGACGACGCTGTACGCGCATCCCGACGCCAAATTCTGGCATGCGCTCGATCTGCCCGCGTCGCTGCGTATCGAAACGGTTCCCGACGCAAAGACCCTCGTTGCCGCGCTGCCGCGCACACCGCTCTGGTTGCTCAGCCATGGTCCGCAGTTCAAGGAAGTGATCGCTGCCCGCGATCCGCGCTGGCTGGTCACTGCCATGGCCCACATGCCGCTGCAAGGACGCAACCCGCGCAGTTTCGACGGCCACGACATGGTCTTTCCGGTCTCCGAGTGGGTCCGAGAAGGCCTGATCTCAGCCGGCGCGCCGAGTTGGAGCGCCGCCCTCTACGGCCTCGCCGCGCTCGACCCACAACGCAACGACGCAAGCGCACGGATCGTCAGATCGTCACGCTACGACTGGGACAAGCGGAAAGTGCGCGATCGCCTGCTCGGCGTCCTCAGCCCGCTGGCAAGGCCATTCACCCGGACTTGCCCGTTCGAGCGACGTCCCGGCCTGACGCTCGGCATCGTCTCGCGGCTGACACCGATCAAGCAATTCCCGCAACTCTTCGACCGCCTGGCGCCGGTGCTTGCCCGCTTCCCGTCGGTCAACCTCGAGATTTTCGGCAGCGGCGGCTACGCCTCGGTGCGCGACCTTGACGCGGCGCTCAAGCCGATCGCCGAACGCGCACGCTTCTGGGGACAGCAACGCGACGTCCGGGCCGTCTACGCTCAGCTCGACTACCTGCTGACCGGACTGCCGGAAAAGGAAGCGCTCGGACTCAACGTCATCGAGGCACAAGCCTGTGACCTGCCGGTGCTGGCGGTGAAGGCGCCCCCCTTCACCGAAACCGTGTGCGACGGTGTCACGGGGTATTTCTACCGCGATCCGCGCGAGGATGGCGGCGAGGACTTCACGCGGTTGATCGAACGCCTGCTGACACAGACCGCCCGACTCCATCCGGCGGTCGCGCGCGACCACCTGGAGCGCTTCTCCTTCGACGCCTTCGTCGACCGTCTGCGCCCGATCGTCACCTGGGCCGAAGAAAGGGTGGCACCGTGA
- a CDS encoding glycosyltransferase family 9 protein, with product MKILVIRRDNIGDLVCTTPLISALRRHWPDARIEALVNSYNAPVLAGNPDLDAVHAYRKAKHREAGASKVAIWMETLGLIIRLRKTRFDLIVVATPGPQPGAVKFARWIGARTILAHSAADSDGGHESERVMRLLHPLGIDKTPGPLTLHADPALARAVTLPPAPIPDAPVIGLHISARKPSQRWPVERFADLAHALHRRDGSRFLLFWSPGDEDHPQHPGDDRKAERLLESCIDLPFIACRTHRLEELIAGLSRCDRVICSDGGAMHVAAGLGKPIVCFFGNSGPERWHPWGVPYEVLQPASLDVVDISVDDAMAACRRLEQRLTSDQTRR from the coding sequence GTGAAAATCCTGGTCATTCGCCGCGACAATATCGGTGATCTCGTCTGCACGACGCCACTGATCTCGGCATTACGTCGTCATTGGCCCGACGCCCGCATCGAAGCGCTGGTCAACAGCTACAACGCCCCGGTGCTTGCCGGCAATCCCGACCTCGACGCCGTGCACGCCTATCGCAAAGCCAAGCATCGCGAGGCCGGAGCGTCGAAAGTCGCCATCTGGATGGAAACGCTCGGCCTGATCATCCGCTTGCGCAAGACCCGCTTCGACCTGATCGTCGTCGCCACCCCCGGCCCGCAGCCGGGCGCCGTCAAGTTCGCCCGCTGGATCGGTGCCCGGACGATACTGGCGCACTCGGCGGCCGACAGTGACGGCGGCCACGAAAGCGAACGCGTCATGCGTCTCCTCCACCCGCTTGGCATCGACAAGACACCGGGACCGCTGACCCTGCATGCCGACCCGGCCCTCGCGCGCGCGGTCACGCTGCCACCGGCCCCGATCCCTGACGCGCCTGTCATCGGCCTGCACATTTCGGCGCGCAAACCATCGCAGCGCTGGCCGGTTGAGCGCTTCGCCGATCTCGCACATGCGCTTCATCGCCGCGATGGCAGCCGCTTCCTGCTGTTCTGGTCTCCCGGCGACGAAGACCACCCCCAGCATCCGGGCGACGACCGTAAGGCCGAGCGACTGCTCGAATCCTGCATCGACCTCCCGTTCATCGCCTGCCGCACGCATCGGCTCGAAGAGCTGATTGCCGGCCTGTCGCGCTGCGACCGTGTCATCTGCTCGGACGGCGGCGCCATGCACGTGGCCGCCGGACTCGGCAAACCGATTGTCTGTTTCTTCGGCAATTCCGGACCGGAGCGCTGGCATCCCTGGGGCGTCCCCTATGAAGTGCTGCAACCCGCCAGTCTCGACGTTGTGGACATCAGCGTGGACGATGCCATGGCCGCCTGCCGGCGACTGGAGCAACGCCTGACGTCGGACCAAACCCGGCGATAG
- the rfaQ gene encoding putative lipopolysaccharide heptosyltransferase III — protein sequence MLKDAIPLDKLHRVLVVKLRHHGDVLLSSPVFSVLKAHAPHVNIDALVYADTVDMLSLHPAIDQVHVIDRRWKERGPWSHVSAELQLLRTLRARHYDLVVHLTNHPRGAWIARCCGARWSVAPRTGERGLWWQNAFSHFYPTPRHALRHTVELNLDALRRLGIQPPPDSRRLSLVPGTAAEARVDGLLQAHGLSGQSFIHLHPASRWFFKCWTDDNMAALVDRLHAAGHAVVLTAAPDAEERRMIDAIQAKVARPAFSLAGQLSLKELAAVAARARLFIGVDSAPMHIAAAVGTPVVALFGPSGDKEWGPWGVPHRVVASTTHPCRPCGLDGCAGSKISDCLMSLPLEQVWLAVEELLPA from the coding sequence ATGCTCAAGGACGCCATTCCTCTCGACAAACTCCACCGCGTGCTGGTCGTCAAGCTGCGCCATCACGGCGATGTGCTGCTCAGTTCTCCGGTATTCTCGGTATTGAAAGCGCATGCGCCACACGTCAACATCGACGCGCTCGTCTACGCCGATACCGTCGACATGCTGTCCTTGCACCCGGCCATCGACCAGGTGCATGTCATCGACCGCCGCTGGAAAGAACGGGGCCCCTGGAGTCACGTCAGCGCGGAACTGCAACTGTTACGCACACTGCGCGCCCGGCATTACGACCTCGTCGTCCACCTCACCAATCATCCCCGCGGCGCCTGGATTGCCCGCTGCTGTGGTGCGCGCTGGTCGGTCGCACCGCGCACCGGCGAGCGCGGGCTGTGGTGGCAAAACGCCTTCAGCCATTTCTACCCGACACCGCGCCACGCGCTGCGCCATACCGTCGAACTGAACCTCGACGCGTTACGCCGACTCGGCATACAGCCGCCTCCGGATTCCCGCCGGCTGTCGCTGGTTCCCGGCACTGCTGCCGAGGCCCGTGTCGACGGGTTGTTGCAGGCGCATGGGCTTTCCGGACAGTCTTTCATTCACCTGCACCCAGCCTCACGCTGGTTCTTCAAGTGCTGGACCGATGACAACATGGCGGCGCTGGTCGACCGGCTGCATGCTGCCGGCCATGCCGTCGTATTGACCGCCGCCCCAGACGCCGAAGAGCGGCGCATGATCGACGCGATCCAGGCCAAGGTCGCCCGGCCGGCCTTCAGCCTCGCCGGTCAGCTCTCGCTCAAGGAACTGGCGGCAGTCGCGGCGCGCGCGCGGCTCTTCATCGGCGTCGACTCGGCCCCCATGCACATCGCCGCTGCCGTGGGAACACCGGTCGTCGCACTGTTCGGACCTTCGGGCGACAAGGAATGGGGCCCCTGGGGTGTCCCGCACCGGGTCGTTGCCAGCACGACGCATCCTTGCCGTCCCTGCGGCCTGGACGGATGCGCCGGCAGCAAGATCAGCGACTGCCTCATGTCACTACCGCTCGAGCAGGTCTGGCTCGCCGTCGAGGAACTGCTCCCCGCATGA
- a CDS encoding glycosyltransferase family 4 protein: MSSAERPLRLALVRQRYNPFGGAERFIERALGALVREGAEITLITRNWNGAPREGFSQHLCDPDYSRLFGGRAARDRSFAACAQREMRSGDYDITQSHERIPGCMIFRAGDGVHAAWLDHRGRNQSPLARYVTRLAPFHRFILAQEAAMLAAPELRAVICNSVMVREEMRRYYDVPESKLVVIENGIDLDQYHPRVADLWRAKQREALGLDPDVPVFLYVGSGFARKGVPQLIEALARCSDRHSHLVIVGEDRHATAYQRQAGRLGLGSRVIFAGPQKNVLPYYGMADAFVLPTRYDPMPNAALEALACGLPTITSTTCGIAARIRDGENGFVGDALDIDRLATHLDTLSAPGQANGMRAAARAAVADLDLGHMADELLNLYRRLR; the protein is encoded by the coding sequence ATGAGTTCCGCAGAACGTCCGCTGCGTCTTGCGCTCGTACGTCAGCGCTACAACCCGTTCGGCGGCGCCGAGCGTTTCATCGAACGCGCACTCGGTGCGCTCGTGCGCGAAGGCGCGGAGATCACGCTGATCACGCGCAACTGGAACGGTGCACCGCGTGAAGGTTTCAGTCAGCACCTCTGCGACCCCGATTATTCCAGACTCTTCGGCGGCCGCGCCGCGCGTGACCGCAGCTTCGCCGCATGCGCGCAGCGTGAAATGCGCAGCGGCGACTATGACATTACCCAGTCGCACGAACGCATTCCCGGCTGCATGATTTTCCGCGCCGGCGACGGCGTCCACGCCGCCTGGCTCGACCACCGCGGCCGCAACCAGTCGCCACTGGCCCGTTATGTCACACGGCTTGCGCCCTTCCACCGCTTCATTCTCGCTCAGGAAGCGGCGATGCTCGCCGCGCCGGAACTGCGCGCCGTCATCTGCAACTCGGTGATGGTCCGCGAAGAGATGCGGCGGTATTACGACGTACCGGAGAGCAAACTCGTCGTCATCGAGAACGGCATCGACCTCGACCAGTATCATCCGCGCGTCGCCGACCTCTGGCGGGCGAAGCAGCGCGAAGCGCTCGGACTCGATCCGGATGTCCCCGTTTTCCTCTATGTCGGCAGCGGTTTCGCGCGCAAGGGCGTGCCGCAACTCATCGAGGCACTGGCACGTTGCTCCGACCGGCATAGCCACCTCGTCATTGTCGGCGAGGACCGCCACGCCACCGCCTACCAAAGGCAGGCCGGGCGTCTCGGACTTGGTTCGCGCGTCATATTCGCCGGACCGCAGAAGAACGTGCTGCCGTACTACGGCATGGCCGATGCGTTTGTCCTGCCAACACGCTATGATCCGATGCCGAACGCAGCACTCGAAGCACTCGCCTGCGGACTGCCGACGATCACCTCGACCACCTGCGGCATCGCCGCCCGCATCCGCGACGGCGAGAACGGCTTCGTCGGCGATGCGCTCGACATCGACCGACTCGCCACGCATCTCGACACCCTCAGCGCCCCGGGCCAAGCCAACGGCATGCGTGCGGCCGCCCGTGCCGCCGTCGCCGATCTCGACCTCGGGCACATGGCCGACGAACTGCTGAACCTCTATCGTCGGCTGCGCTAA
- a CDS encoding O-antigen ligase family protein yields MTTLLAKIGLPGLFFLVCFVYPIPHTIALRNLLLVTLLGIGLFHLARHPRRLDTIDWRIFRTPAALLAALTLWLLLQSTLISPRSAEALEMFRGDWLIALTVSLAAMLATLTTHPPRPDRILLALALALLAHLALLLGYQIAGWLSTGYFPWHRTPFAEKDYHSMLVTTLAVLSLGDLLFRAVTGRRWFPCNGYWIAATLVLCTTASLTLWARNATLIIAAELVACCMIFIVLASKSGFKKATFVITLVALLGAGGWLSFSSDSRWSGFQDAARVAFDTENNLAWLDSEKYPRPLTTSGNPVEESAYLRLAWAKVGVEQIAHYPLGLGYGHKAFGWAVERSYRVATGIESSHSGLIDFTLANGIPGLVLWLALSSSLVMAGWRGFRQYGSPAGLALALSVVAYLVRCLLDGHLSGFRLEMYALFVGVLIMQQLQESARCD; encoded by the coding sequence ATGACGACACTGTTAGCAAAAATCGGGCTTCCCGGACTGTTCTTTCTGGTCTGCTTCGTCTATCCGATCCCGCACACGATCGCTCTTCGCAATCTGCTTCTGGTGACGCTGCTCGGCATCGGCCTGTTCCACCTCGCTAGGCATCCGCGACGACTCGACACAATTGACTGGCGCATTTTTCGCACGCCGGCTGCTCTGCTCGCCGCGCTGACGCTCTGGCTCTTGCTGCAAAGCACGCTGATCTCGCCAAGATCGGCCGAAGCACTCGAGATGTTCCGGGGAGACTGGTTGATCGCTCTAACCGTTTCGCTGGCAGCCATGCTGGCGACGCTGACGACGCACCCGCCCCGCCCCGACCGGATCCTGCTCGCCCTGGCGCTGGCCTTGCTGGCTCATCTCGCCTTATTGCTGGGATATCAGATAGCCGGTTGGCTGAGTACCGGCTATTTCCCCTGGCACAGAACGCCGTTCGCGGAAAAGGACTACCACAGCATGCTGGTGACGACCCTGGCGGTGCTGTCTCTCGGCGATCTGCTTTTCCGCGCCGTCACTGGGCGTCGGTGGTTCCCCTGCAACGGGTACTGGATCGCCGCCACGCTGGTGCTTTGCACTACTGCCAGTCTGACCTTATGGGCGCGCAACGCCACCCTCATCATCGCCGCTGAACTTGTTGCCTGCTGCATGATCTTTATCGTGCTCGCCTCCAAGTCGGGATTCAAGAAAGCAACGTTCGTCATTACCCTGGTGGCGCTGCTCGGCGCCGGCGGCTGGCTGAGTTTCAGCAGCGACAGCCGCTGGAGCGGATTCCAGGACGCCGCCCGTGTCGCCTTCGACACCGAAAACAATCTCGCCTGGCTGGACAGCGAAAAATATCCGCGCCCGCTGACAACATCCGGAAATCCCGTCGAAGAATCCGCCTATCTCAGGCTCGCCTGGGCCAAGGTCGGCGTCGAGCAGATCGCCCATTACCCGCTCGGCCTCGGCTACGGCCACAAAGCTTTTGGCTGGGCTGTGGAGCGCAGCTACCGTGTCGCAACCGGCATCGAAAGCAGCCACTCCGGCCTGATCGATTTCACGCTGGCCAACGGCATTCCCGGGCTGGTGCTCTGGCTGGCGCTGTCGTCATCGCTCGTCATGGCCGGCTGGCGCGGATTCCGTCAATACGGATCGCCGGCCGGACTCGCGCTGGCGCTCAGCGTCGTCGCTTATCTCGTCCGCTGCCTGCTGGACGGACACCTCTCCGGCTTCCGCCTCGAAATGTATGCGCTTTTTGTCGGCGTGCTGATCATGCAGCAATTGCAGGAAAGCGCCCGATGCGACTGA